A single Dechloromonas denitrificans DNA region contains:
- the purD gene encoding phosphoribosylamine--glycine ligase, whose amino-acid sequence MKLLVIGSGGREHAMAWRLAQTPGLQKVYVAPGNAGTAREHELENIDITDPQALADFAEQNKIHLTLVGPEAPLAAGVVNVFRARGLKIFGPTKEAAQLESSKDFAKRFMARHNIPTAAFGTFTEAAAAHAYIDQQGAPIVIKADGLAAGKGVVVAMDLAEAHAAIDDMLSGNKLGEAGARVVIEEFLDGEEASFIVMVDGKNVLALASSQDHKRIGDGDTGPNTGGMGAYSPAPVVTPEVHAKAMREIILPTVRGMAADGIPFTGFLYAGLMIGKDGSVKTLEFNCRMGDPETQPILMRLKSDFVDLLEHGIDGTLDQIEAEWDRRVALGVVLAAANYPDTPRKGDPIAGLPTGNSFGEGAHVFHAGTARQDDKVVTSGGRVLCVTALGENIKLAQKLAYECAAQIHFDGMQFRQDIGHRALSR is encoded by the coding sequence ATGAAACTACTGGTAATCGGTTCCGGCGGCCGCGAGCACGCCATGGCCTGGCGCCTGGCCCAGACGCCCGGTCTGCAGAAGGTTTATGTCGCCCCCGGCAATGCCGGCACGGCGCGCGAGCACGAGCTGGAAAACATCGACATCACCGATCCGCAGGCGCTGGCTGATTTCGCCGAGCAGAACAAGATTCATCTCACCCTGGTCGGCCCGGAAGCGCCACTGGCCGCCGGCGTGGTCAATGTCTTCCGGGCGCGTGGCCTGAAGATTTTCGGCCCGACCAAGGAAGCCGCGCAGCTGGAGTCCTCGAAGGATTTCGCCAAGCGCTTCATGGCTCGCCACAACATCCCGACGGCCGCTTTCGGCACCTTCACCGAGGCTGCCGCAGCCCACGCCTACATCGACCAGCAAGGCGCCCCGATCGTCATCAAGGCCGACGGCCTGGCTGCCGGCAAGGGCGTCGTCGTGGCGATGGATCTGGCCGAAGCGCACGCCGCGATCGACGACATGCTGTCCGGCAACAAGCTGGGCGAAGCCGGCGCCCGCGTCGTCATCGAGGAGTTCCTCGATGGCGAGGAAGCCAGCTTCATCGTCATGGTCGATGGCAAGAACGTGTTGGCCCTCGCCTCCAGCCAGGACCACAAGCGTATCGGCGACGGCGACACCGGCCCCAACACCGGCGGCATGGGCGCCTATTCGCCCGCCCCGGTGGTCACCCCGGAAGTGCACGCCAAGGCGATGCGCGAAATCATCCTGCCGACCGTGCGCGGCATGGCAGCCGACGGCATCCCGTTCACCGGCTTCCTCTATGCCGGCCTGATGATCGGCAAGGACGGCTCGGTCAAGACGCTGGAATTCAACTGCCGGATGGGCGACCCGGAAACCCAGCCGATCCTGATGCGCCTCAAGTCCGATTTCGTCGACCTGCTGGAACACGGCATCGACGGCACACTCGACCAGATCGAAGCCGAATGGGATCGTCGCGTCGCCCTCGGCGTCGTGCTGGCCGCCGCCAACTACCCGGACACCCCGCGCAAGGGCGATCCGATCGCCGGCCTGCCGACCGGCAACAGCTTCGGCGAAGGCGCCCACGTCTTCCACGCCGGCACCGCCAGGCAGGATGACAAGGTGGTGACCAGCGGCGGGCGCGTGTTGTGCGTCACGGCGCTCGGCGAAAACATCAAGCTGGCGCAGAAACTGGCTTATGAATGTGCGGCCCAGATTCACTTCGACGGCATGCAGTTCCGCCAGGATATCGGGCACCGCGCGCTCAGCCGCTGA
- a CDS encoding Fis family transcriptional regulator — protein sequence MSQQQDISACVLGALEQYFRDLDGEKPCAIYDMVLKSVEKPMLEVVLAKAGGNQTLASDMLGINRNTLRKKLTEHQLL from the coding sequence ATGAGCCAACAACAAGACATATCCGCTTGCGTGCTGGGGGCACTCGAGCAGTATTTTCGCGATCTCGATGGCGAAAAACCCTGCGCGATCTATGACATGGTGCTGAAAAGCGTCGAAAAGCCAATGCTCGAAGTCGTCCTCGCCAAGGCGGGCGGCAACCAGACGCTGGCCTCGGACATGCTCGGCATCAACCGCAACACCCTGCGCAAGAAACTCACCGAACACCAGTTGCTGTAG
- the hemF gene encoding oxygen-dependent coproporphyrinogen oxidase, whose protein sequence is MDTTRLKEFFTGLQNRIVADLEAFDGQAFRTDSWQRPEGGGGISRLIEEGDFFERGGVNFSHVTGASLPASATAVRPQLAGRAWEAMGVSLVLHPRNPYCPTAHMNVRCFVASKVGEEDVWWFGGGMDMTPYYGQREDVVHFHQTCKDALAPFGDEVYPKYKKWCDEYFFLKHRNEPRGVGGIFFDDLSEGGFARCFDLTQAVGNAFSEAYLPVLAKRRAMPYGERERDFQAYRRGRYVEFNLVWDRGTLFGLQSGGRTESILMSLPPIVKWRYDWQPAAGTPEAELYEVFLKPTEWV, encoded by the coding sequence ATGGACACCACCCGCCTCAAGGAATTTTTCACCGGCCTGCAAAACCGCATCGTCGCCGACCTCGAAGCCTTCGACGGTCAAGCCTTCCGCACCGACAGCTGGCAGCGCCCGGAAGGCGGCGGCGGCATTTCGCGGCTGATCGAGGAAGGCGACTTTTTCGAGCGCGGCGGCGTCAACTTTTCGCACGTCACCGGCGCCTCGCTGCCCGCCTCGGCCACCGCCGTCCGCCCGCAACTGGCCGGGCGCGCCTGGGAGGCGATGGGCGTCTCGCTGGTCCTCCACCCGCGCAACCCGTACTGCCCGACGGCGCACATGAACGTCCGCTGCTTCGTTGCCAGCAAGGTAGGCGAAGAGGATGTCTGGTGGTTCGGTGGCGGCATGGACATGACGCCTTACTACGGCCAACGGGAAGACGTCGTCCATTTCCACCAGACCTGCAAGGATGCCCTCGCCCCCTTCGGCGACGAGGTCTATCCGAAGTACAAGAAATGGTGCGACGAGTACTTTTTCCTGAAACACCGCAACGAACCGCGCGGCGTCGGCGGTATCTTCTTCGACGACCTGAGCGAAGGCGGCTTCGCGCGCTGCTTCGATCTGACCCAGGCGGTCGGCAATGCTTTCAGCGAAGCCTACCTGCCGGTGCTCGCCAAACGCCGCGCCATGCCTTACGGCGAGCGCGAACGCGACTTCCAGGCCTACCGCCGTGGCCGTTACGTCGAGTTCAACCTGGTCTGGGATCGCGGCACGCTGTTTGGCCTGCAATCGGGCGGCCGCACCGAATCGATCCTGATGTCGCTGCCGCCCATCGTCAAGTGGCGCTACGACTGGCAGCCGGCGGCCGGCACGCCGGAAGCCGAGCTTTACGAAGTTTTCCTCAAGCCGACCGAATGGGTCTGA
- the purH gene encoding bifunctional phosphoribosylaminoimidazolecarboxamide formyltransferase/IMP cyclohydrolase, with protein sequence MSIKQALISVSDKTGVLEFAQGLAAQGVKLLSTGGTAKMLRDAGLTVTEIGDYTGFPEMLDGRVKTLHPKVHGGILARRDLPEHLATIEAHGIPTIDLVCVNLYPFAATIAKAGVTLEDAIENIDIGGPAMVRSSAKNYAGVAIVTDPEDYAPLLAEMQANGGALQLATRFGLAKKAFTHTARYDSMIANWLTGLDDGAEAKPEAAAPAPSIFPAKLQLAFDRVETLRYGENSHQSAAFYRDTNPVAGSIAAYSQLQGKELSYNNIGDSDAAWECVKTFDVPACVIVKHANPCGVAIDGTLLAAYEKAFKTDSTSAFGGIIAFNGEVGMDVVNAMNERKHFVEVLIAPSFTAEAKAALAGKTNLRVLVVPLSRELNALEYKRVGGGLLVQTPDNFTAQASGLKMVTKVQPTAQQIEDLLFAERVAKFVKSNAIVFCGNGMTLGVGAGQMSRVDSTKIASIKAQHAGLELTGSVVASDAFFPFRDGVDVLAAAGAKAVIQPGGSMRDEEVIAAADEHGLAMVFTGNRHFRH encoded by the coding sequence ATGTCCATCAAGCAAGCACTGATTTCCGTTTCCGATAAAACCGGCGTCCTCGAATTTGCCCAGGGCCTTGCCGCCCAGGGCGTCAAGCTTCTGTCCACCGGCGGCACCGCCAAGATGCTGCGCGATGCCGGCCTGACCGTCACCGAGATCGGCGACTACACCGGCTTCCCGGAAATGCTCGACGGCCGCGTCAAGACGTTGCACCCGAAGGTGCACGGCGGCATCCTGGCCCGCCGCGATCTGCCGGAACACCTGGCGACCATCGAAGCGCACGGCATTCCGACCATCGACCTGGTCTGCGTCAATCTCTACCCGTTCGCCGCGACCATCGCCAAGGCCGGTGTGACGCTGGAAGACGCGATCGAGAACATCGACATCGGCGGCCCGGCCATGGTCCGCTCCTCGGCCAAAAACTACGCCGGCGTCGCCATCGTCACCGACCCGGAAGACTACGCCCCGTTGCTCGCCGAGATGCAAGCCAATGGCGGCGCGCTGCAACTGGCCACCCGTTTCGGCCTGGCCAAGAAGGCCTTCACCCATACCGCCCGCTACGACAGCATGATCGCCAACTGGCTGACCGGTCTTGATGACGGCGCCGAAGCCAAGCCGGAGGCGGCTGCCCCCGCCCCCTCGATCTTCCCGGCCAAGCTGCAACTGGCTTTCGACCGTGTCGAAACCCTGCGTTACGGCGAAAACTCGCACCAGTCCGCCGCTTTCTACCGCGACACCAACCCGGTCGCCGGCAGCATCGCCGCCTACAGCCAGCTGCAGGGCAAGGAACTGTCCTACAACAACATCGGCGACTCCGATGCCGCCTGGGAATGCGTCAAGACCTTCGACGTCCCGGCCTGCGTCATCGTCAAGCATGCCAACCCGTGCGGTGTGGCCATTGATGGCACGCTGCTCGCCGCCTACGAAAAGGCCTTCAAGACCGATTCAACCTCGGCCTTCGGCGGCATCATCGCCTTCAACGGCGAAGTCGGCATGGATGTCGTGAACGCCATGAACGAACGCAAGCACTTCGTCGAAGTCCTGATCGCTCCGTCCTTCACCGCCGAAGCCAAGGCCGCGCTGGCCGGCAAGACCAACTTGCGCGTCCTGGTCGTGCCACTCTCCCGCGAATTGAATGCGCTCGAATACAAGCGCGTCGGCGGCGGCCTGCTGGTCCAGACGCCGGACAACTTCACCGCCCAGGCTTCCGGCCTGAAGATGGTCACCAAGGTGCAGCCGACCGCCCAGCAGATCGAAGACCTGCTGTTCGCCGAGCGCGTCGCCAAATTCGTCAAGTCCAACGCCATCGTCTTCTGCGGCAACGGCATGACGCTCGGTGTCGGCGCAGGCCAGATGAGCCGCGTCGATTCGACCAAGATCGCCAGCATCAAGGCCCAGCACGCCGGCCTCGAACTCACGGGTTCGGTCGTCGCGTCCGATGCCTTCTTCCCGTTCCGCGACGGCGTCGACGTGCTGGCCGCAGCCGGCGCCAAGGCGGTGATCCAGCCGGGCGGTTCGATGCGCGACGAAGAAGTCATCGCCGCCGCCGACGAGCATGGTCTGGCCATGGTCTTTACCGGCAACCGTCACTTCCGTCACTAA